Part of the Candoia aspera isolate rCanAsp1 chromosome 1, rCanAsp1.hap2, whole genome shotgun sequence genome, AGAGTTCTTGGACCCTTTATGTGAGCTTTTGCATATATtgtttggatatttatttatttaatcaaatttatacaccacccatctcactatataagtgactctgggcagatatATGATTGCATGTAAAGAGAAGAGCATTACAGTCTTGTAATACTTGAAAAAATTGGTAtagtataaaatattaaaactgaaaCTATAACTCTTCTCAAACAAGTAAGAGAGgataatcaaataaaaattgaACTTCTCATGTTCCCAGTCTGTTATTGCTCCTGAAGAAGCTTTCCTGACCTCATCTCCATCTTATTTTTTATCCTCCAAATTATCTAACTCCTGTGGCACACTTTGTTTATCATATCTTCCCTTCATTTTCTTTACCACTTACTGTagactttttcttttgttatgtGTAAAGCTCATTAATATGCACCaaactgttttgttttcccaAATTACAGCTAAAACTGACAGTACCCCTCAAAGTTTCATTCAGCTCATAGTTTTCAAGAAACTGAAAAAGTTTTGGCACTCTGTGTAACATAGTGATTCTGAGAGGAAGCTGGGCTATTGTCATGATGCAGATTATGTCATAGAGCTagcaattattatttttccagtATCAATTATTTAATATGAGTAACACTGGCCAGAGGAGTTGAAAATCCTTCCCACATGAGGCTCTTTGCTTTGGCATGACTGCTGTCTGATAAATATGAATGCTGTCTTTTGGGAAATGTGTTTTATAATATTACTGACACTGATCAGATAGAGAGATTTTTCTCCTTCCTGGTTTCTGAGTGGCTTTGTGTTTTATTCATTTCCTTTAACTATAGATGGGAGCTGGAGGGGCCATCACAGGAATGAAGTTTAATCCTTTTAATCCAAGTGagctgtacacatcatcaattgCTGGAACTACTGCCTTGCAAGATTTTAATGGCAATACAATCCAGGTCATCACCAGTACCAATGACTGGGAGTAAGATGCAATCTACTTCTTCCAGCTTTTTTATTAGAAGGCAGCATAACCATAAGAAATAGTtagattgaaatatttttaatatttttaattgttccacTCAACATTTAGATGACTTGTATTCCTGAGTCACTTTTTATTCTAGTCCTGTATTATTCTAAATGGCCCCTAATAGTGAGATAAAGAGTGACAGTGAGATAGTAAGTAGCACTAGTAGTGTCCAAAATGCTTCCAGTGGTCTGAACTTGAAACAAAATGTTCTGTGTTCTGGGTTTTATCCTGAATTCAGGATTAGTCAGAATGTTTCATTCCACATCATTTTGAATATTCTCCAGTTGGCTTGATTTACtagtttgttttaatttcctCCAAGCCATAGAGACTTGGAGAGAGAATTAAAACTGGAGTGACAAGAGTTGTTATTATTGGCTGGAGCTACATTTGAAGGAACAGGGAGGGCATGAatgataattaaatatatatttcagagaATAAGAACCCACTTTCAATATAAAAAGAGTACTGCCATCTAGTAGCTAAGTTTACTACTATTTTTATATTGCTATGTGGAAGTTTGTGACTTGTGTAATGTTGCTGTCCTATGTGTTCTCTGTGTGTTGTCTTCTATAGACAAATATTAAAAGTGAGCATTGTATACATGCTTTACAGATAGTGTTGTTGTGTTTTTGAGGTTGCCAGATTACAAAAGCGTGGTTTAGTTGCAGGAAGACCAAACACAAAATTTATGCATGATAGAAGCATATGCATTAGCAAGAAGCTTCAATCAAATAGCCATAAAAATGTCTTTCTGCTGTTGTTACATTGTTTATGGGTTTCATTGAAGTAAATCCATTGTTATTTTTTTGCTAGACTCAGTTCTGTCACTTTTTGTGCAGGGGTAGTCTACATAAATTATTCTTAGTTGCTTTTGTTGTTTGctatgagaattttaaaaaatactttttaaaaaaatctattagcTTAAGCAGTTCTTCTGTAGATTGATGGTAAATTAACATGTAGCATGGACTACCATCCTACCTACTTTTCCACCTACGGTGAAAAGCAAGGAAGTAAGTTTCTATTGTTTCCAATGTCAGATATTGGAAATATCATGAGTTTTGTTCCATCAAAGGAGATGCCATTTGTTCTGATGGAATATTCTGAATGGGACTGTTGTGTTATAATCTCAAAACTTAATATACAaggttctggattttttttaaaagtcctagTAAGTACTGCAGTGGCTCTGCAGAAAAGAGCTAATTCATGAGCTGCACAGttgtctatttaaaaaaaaaaaaattaaatagttttCAAGATAACACTGGGCAGCTTTCCAGTATTTGTTGAACTTGCTTTGTACAGTAAGTAAAATGCATTTAAACATACAGGGAATGAATTAGCCAGGACTGATGTAGTATTGAATTAAATTCAGAATTAATTAGGCCACTACTATTGATGAATTTATTAAGTCCAGAGATCACAGCCTCAAGCCCCAGAGCCAGATGTTGCCCTCTAATCCCTTGTCCCCCCTCTAGAACCTATTCAAAAGTTGAGTAATTTTCATCCTGGCCACtcttttttgttccattttttgaAGTGTAGATTCAGCATACCATTTAAAAGCTAAGAGTGGTCTTTGGTCTGAAAAAGGATATACACTCTTGATACAGTGCCTTTGTGAAATTGTAGCAGTAGCTACCTATTCCTACTCTTCCATGGTAATATAGCTGTTGTCATCTCCTATTCTCATCTGTGTTCTAGAATGATTCAGGAGACCCTGTTGGAAGTGTGAGATTTAACCTATTTGATTTGGAAAACAGTATGGCATCAGGAGATGGCACTCTTAGTCTACAGCCTGTGGCCTCTGACACATCAGTCTGTAGTCATAAATTCATGTTtggtgaggaaggaagagagaattgCTATTTTTCCTTTAAGCTTGCTTTAACTTCTTTTTGTAGGTACTGTATGAAGACTGTCTTAGAATTTGCTTGGGCTATTTTCTGAGCATACAGGACGAAGTAACATGTTTCTGCTTCAGAATATAAGTGACCAAGTAATGAGTCATTTGAATCTAagtgttgctttttattttggcAGAGGAAGTAGTAAAGTATGTTGTGGGCATGAGTAATTGAGCAGTCTGTAGGAGAAGAAAGCATTAAAAATCCTAGAAATCCCTCTTTGGTTTATAGGGAAGATGTaacaaaatacacaaaaaaaACAGTAGTAACTTTGCAAGCTGCTGTGCTACAATTTTGGTGGGAATCTATATATCATGGTAGAAGAATTAATAAACTATTTTCTGAAGCTTTATCTTTTCACTGTCTATTGCCTTGTGAATTAATATAACTGTCAATAAGGGCCAATTCACACTGTACTGAACAATCATTTTGGTTGTAAATCTCAAATATTCGAagggaaaatacatggatatataTACTTCAGAGCTGCATGGAATgttaaattcagatttttttcaagtattttaaataatgagTGATAAAAACTAGCAGCAGTTTCATTTGCAACATAAGTTGTGATTTGGTTTGAAGATGTTAAATTAATTTGGGTTGTTTGTTTCATAAATTTGAATCTCATCTATCCCTCTTACagattattcatttcatttcaaatttaaaccAACATTTAATAAGTTGTAAGTGCTTTAAGCATGAGTTTAATTTTTCCAAGTGATGTCTGTAGAGACATACACCAGGGCCTTTGACTTTTATTACATGATTCTTGTATTTTCTTTGATCTGTATGATAATAACTTTCGGTTTGTATGTTTTTTGGTATCACCGAACATATTATTtggcaaatataaaaacatatgatTCTTGTATTTTCTTTGAGCCATATGATATAATTTTTGGTTTGTATGTTTCTTGGTATCAACAAATACTTCTTGGTAAATAACTCCAAACCAATCTTGTATCAAAATAAGGTCCCTCAGACTCAGTTCAGTTGTGATTCTGTCAGTTATTTAAATGCAGAAATAGTTGttgcttcttttgttttctttggttacatttgtatttgttctttcttttttagtttctggTTTTGCAGCGTTGATGTATCTGCAACCCGTCGGACTGTAGCGACAGGAGATAATGTAGGGAATGTGTTTCTGTTTAGTACTGGAGGTGAACAGGTTTGTGTATCTTCTCTTTTCCTGAACAAAATAAACTTAAGTATTAACAAATACTTAATTTGTTTCagtattttttatatttgccTATTCAGAAGAAACCTCAAGAGTCAGATTCAATAATCTTGCATTGAACATCTTCCTAAACAGTGTTTTAAGGAATACCATATGGTATTGCATTGGGCTGCTAGGTGGAGTCTGCTTCTATTCTGGCATCGCATATAGAGGctgtttcttttctgctgggcaatCCCTTATTGCGATAAATGACACAATTTCCTCACATCCTTGTGggaaccaatttcttttgtatgtccagtgaaaCATCTTtgtccatgtcattcttgtagtctgtcatttgtagatctACTTTCAATgtcatctctgtcttgtcagataaaacttgtgcctattctgccattttttccaaaacatcttttgaacagtctgtccatagaagcaaacaCTGCTATTCACAGTTGATATTAACttttgattccatttttcaaaagtatccttcagtatttccaatgttataatattttgcatcattctgcAGCTGTTAAtcaaaatctttagttccctctagtgtccaatttttgaaattgtttatctcttttatgttcaaaacaaaccaactttcccatgggaaggattttttataattaattccaaaatcttatttcaaatttatctggacccttaatctgtttataactttctaaaatcaaagtcttaattagcttttttctgtttatttaaattttttaaagttcttaagcttgtagttaaaattttctttcattaacgtttgaaggcagactcacctggtgttttcagtcTTGTTGATCttaaggtttctaatagctgaaaagtagttaataagcaatttctgaatgtgattagaaaaagaagtatgcaaacttagtgtccttttaaaggcaccaactgcagtttgagcaaaatggctattccctcatctcctagTGCTCAGAATCCACCAGAGActactgtcttgcagtctcctcacaaggagcaactgcctggagcacttgtgggcgatctcccatcctctctttgcCCAGAGAGGTTCAAAGAGCTGACACTTtgttttttgccacagttgtccattccacttttgcagagctgtcttcagtatgccatttcttcctctggaagtccacACCATTAGGAATCTGACACTTGAGGTTTCTTCTGAATGTAAACATAATGTAAATGTAAACATATAGTAGTAGGCATGCCCTAACTTTCCATTTTTGCTTTGTACAGGGGTTGTATAATCTTCTAGGAATGTTATACTCAGGGCATAGCCAGAGATTCATGTGAATATAACATCCTCTCATACTTGAGTTGGCGGAAGAGTCTGTTAATATAAATTGCATTGCCCCCACAGTGTAGCCTTACTGAGCCTCAGCAAAGAGGCCAAGCTGTTTGTTACCCTTATACAATTTAGTTCAGGGAAGTTTCAGAATAGGGTTTGGTGAATTCCATGGTGTCTTTTCCCTTCCCATCCAGCATTTCTGACCAGCAGGAAAAACAACCATCAATTTTTGTCAGTATTGTGTGGTGAGGTAGAGTTGTGCAATTCTAAATACTCCCAGTTTCATTCTTTGCTCCTTCCATATTCCgaggcaaaaaaaggaaaaagaaaataaacacacaaaaaccCAATCCATGACATGTTCAGAAACTTTGACAGAGCTACCCCTGCTTTATCCCATTCTCCTGATGTGCCCCACTGACAGCCAGAATTCTTTGGGGCAATAGGGGACACACAACTATAGGCTGTCATCCTCTGGGAAGTTTGCTAATTTTATGACAAAAAAAAAGTCCCATGAGCTATCAtttggaatggaatttacacACAGATTGAGAGAATTCCCTCATGCCTCATCTTGATCTCCTCAGGGAGAGTAGTAGTCTTATAGCTGGCAGGTCTACTTAAAGTCAAAATAGGCAATCTCTTTTGTGGCCCAAGGCAAAATGGTCATAGAGGACCAGATGGAGAGGGGGTGTGACTGTAGCAGACCTAAGTTTTCAATAGGGCTGGACAGAATCCTGTCCCTGATTACATTATCTTCAGCCTCATCACTGAGGAATTGTAAACTGTTCATACAATAAGACTTATTGGGAGAAGCACCACATCAATAGTAGAACAACTAAAGATGATTTCAGGTTGCCATCACAGCAGGCTAGGAAAATGATGGTGATGTTATGAAGGCACATGCCTTAAAATCAATTATTAAGATAGTGGGATGTGAGGATGAGCTTTCTCTGTCTAATATCCATTGACTAGAATCTCTTGCTCTACAGCAGCAATGCATTCGCCTTCTCTTATATCCACTGCAGATATGGAATTTGAAGCTGCACAAAAAGAAAGTGACTCATGTAGAGTTTAATACTCACTGTGATTGGCTCCTGGCTACGGCCTCTGTAGATCAGACAGTGAAAATCTGGGATCTGAGAAATATTAAGGATAAGTCAAGTTGTCTTCATGTACTTCAGCATGATAAAGCTGTCAATTCaggtaagaaagaaaaataagggtTCTGTTTTGTAGGTAGCATATCTGCTCCTTCTGATTTGTTGCTTCATGAGTatatttgtctttaatatcaATGTCCTGCGTCTTTGCTCATCTTGGACTCAGAATACCATTTATTCTGCCTTACAGTCACTATTAACCCTATATAGATTAGAAATTTCAAAGGATTGTTGGATAAAAATGAAGTAACAGTAAAATTCAGCATTTGATTTTaccattatattatattatgtttgTTATTTAGAATAGATCTCCTTGTTACTTTTGTCTGTTTTCATTCCCTGAAAAAATTACTAAGGATATTGATACagttatattaatgaaatatgttTTACAGTACTAAGCATATGGAGATGATACTCCATTACTAGAACATTTAGGAAATACTATAATTCcttggaaaataattttttaatctgGTATAGCACTAtgatttacaatttaaaaaaaatgtttttccacAGCTTATTTCAGCCCAACAGATGGTGCTAAGTTACTAACTACAGACCAGCACAATGAAATCCGGATTTATTCTTCTTCTGATTGGTCCAAACTACAGCATTCAATTTCACATCCTCATCGGCAGTTCCAGCATCTCACACCTATCAAGGTGATGTGATAGGAATATTAACTAAGACTCATTTCTGATtgcagaaagtttttaaaaagccatcctaCAATTCCCTTATAGAAATTGGAAGTGTGATTGTCAATCAGGGACAACCATCTGGTAATCTAGAAATGGGATATGTATCAGAGTTGCAAAAAGTGCAGTCCGGGTGCTGCATGCAGCATTCCACCATCCCTTTTGTGGCTTCCAGAGTTCTGTCAAAGTCAGTGGGGCCTAAAATGTCAATCCTTTTTTACATTAGGGGTATTTTGGAGGTTTTTAAGGAGCAAAATGAGCCTTGAAAATGCGTAAGGCAGCTGTTTCATCCCTTAAAATCCCCTCCCTGAATGGATCTAGGTCTTACCTGCTTTTGTTGTGTGCCCTTCAACATGCCATGAAAAGCTGATGGAGTCCTTGAGCCAATAGAAATTGTGTCTATGATCTGTGTCATAGATTTTTAATACGTTGTTTTAATGCAAATGTGTGCAGCAGCATACAACTTTTGTCTCATAATTAAGAGGCCAGTGTAATGCAAACCAAGTAAGGGTACAGAATTGACAGTGAATAAAATTAATCTTAGAATGAAGATAAGTATTTCCAACTAAAGTGCACACTAGCTTGATGTACTACATAAGGTAGGAGTTTATATTCAAGCACCTAGTGTAGTACTAGTAAGAATCAATTGAAATTCTCTTTTTACAGCATGATGTCTTGCAAGATCTCAGTTTGATATCATGAGAGGAGTAGAAGCTGAATCTGAATACGAGAATTTGAAAAAGCTAATGTTCTTGTAGTTCCATTTCtgtgtgatatacagtatatcaagttTTATCAATGGTTTTGCTTACTTACCTCTTCTGTATTGTAGGCAACATGGCATCCTCGTTACGATCTCATTGTGGTTGGTCGTTACCCAGACCCTAAATTCCCAGGATACACAGCAGATGAGCTGAGAACTGTTGACATATTTGATGGAAACAGTGGAGAGATGGTGTGCCAACTGCATGATCCAAATGCATCAGGCATTATCTCCGTAAGTGTTGAGACCTAGATTATAGCTAGCTGCTGCGTCTGCCACAGTGTCTGGGattcaaaaaaaggaagaaagagaacgagaATATATTCCTCACTTTCTAACAGGTTATCATTATTGCCTGCTATGCTTCCGATAGAAGAATGCATCCTGCTTGCTTCTCGGACTATTTTTTAAGATAAAGGTGGAAATCTATAGCCCTCTAGGCATTACTGAATTATAGCTTTCAGCAAcccaagccagcatggccagtggtatTGTATAAGAAACATCTAGAGCTCCCAGATTCCCTATTCTTACTTTAAAGGTCCAGTGAAAAGATATCAGCAAGAATATGTTTGGATAGGGAGCTGTTCAGTAACTGCCTTAGCTCTGCCTTAAGACCTCCAGATAGCTGTATTAGGATGTTCAAGGCTTACTGAAGAAGAATAGGTTCCCTCTACAAGGCTGCTCTTTAGTATTAGATGTTGCTGGGGAAATCACATCATTTATAGTTTTCATCATTCTACCTTATCCTAAGTTTTCTAGCTTGGGCTAGTAGTGGGTGAGTATCTGTGATACCTTGGACTTCATGTGTGTTAAGAAACTTATGAAAGGAATGAGACTTCTTGCCATTTTCTTGCCATTTCCTCCAAATCTTAGTAAATGGTCAAAGAAGATCTCCTTCCCCAATCACCAACTGAATTCTCTGTACTTCAGATGATTTGGGTATGGTTGTGGTTTGTCTCCCTTCCTTGCCATAAAGTTCTTGGATTTCTCCACTATGTATGGAGAtctcaaagaaaaaaagccattttATGTGCTAGGTTCAGCATACGTTTCACCAAGAAATGGTAATTGTGGCTGATCTGTACCTTTAGATgacatttctgtttcttcctttttttttccatactGTTTAAGCTGCTGAACTTATCATGTTAGAATTGTCCAGCAGATCCAGGCATTGCACTGAATGCTTGTATTTAAGCTACTGTAATGCTCAagttttctccctttcctttaaACTGTGTCTGGACAATTTCTGAAAAAGAGAGCTAACTATCTCTGTAGATAATTGTCATGTCACTTTCATGTCACTTAATTTTGTGCATGGATGTAGGGAAAGACTTCCAGAAGAGAACAAGACAGGTGCTTGTTTCCATGACATTTAGATCAAAACAGAACCAGGATAACTTTAGTGCTGCCCGTCTAACTGTTCTGGGAAAGGTTTCTAGGTTAAGGCTTCATCTCGGTTCTTGGGGTGGAAGAAATTTTTTCGTTTATATTGCCAGAGATTTATGCTTTCAA contains:
- the DDB2 gene encoding DNA damage-binding protein 2 isoform X2; this translates as MLRDTRVVFHPWEMQKNIVHYVYQNMVGGSIGAQLKKCLQVPFVRSLYLYRLFRTASPFDRRITALEWHPMHPSTVAVGSKGGDIILWNYEVLNKTCFIKGMGAGGAITGMKFNPFNPSELYTSSIAGTTALQDFNGNTIQVITSTNDWDFWFCSVDVSATRRTVATGDNVGNVFLFSTGGEQIWNLKLHKKKVTHVEFNTHCDWLLATASVDQTVKIWDLRNIKDKSSCLHVLQHDKAVNSAYFSPTDGAKLLTTDQHNEIRIYSSSDWSKLQHSISHPHRQFQHLTPIKATWHPRYDLIVVGRYPDPKFPGYTADELRTVDIFDGNSGEMVCQLHDPNASGIISLNKFNPMGDTLASGMGFNILIWNREAMVTKKQEDLMQAVKEQGIGLKNLSQQRGQRQRQSNTGTNKFKAKLLNLELEDTKTKGKKHTV